The Ramlibacter algicola genome segment ACCGGTGGCGGGTCGGGGACCACGCTGTCGGGCAACCTGACCAGCGGCGGCGACCAGTCGTACACCGGCGCGGTGGCGCTCGGCGGCACGACCGTGCTGACGGCCAACTCGGCCTTGGGCACGATCGCACTGGGCAACGTCAGCACGGGCAGCAATGACCTGACGCTGAACGGCACCTCCACCACCGGGTCCATCACCGGGACGGGCCGCCTCACCGCCTTCGGCAACCTGTCGGGCACGAGCATCGGCATCGGCAGCCTGGTCACCGCAACCGGGTCGAACCTGGCCGCCACCGACCTGACCGTCGCCGGCACCTCCAGCCTCGGCGGCAACGTCACGACGACCGGGGCCCAGGCCTACAACGGCGCGACGACGCTGACGGGCAATGCGATCCTCTCGGGCGCCTCCATCAGCGCCACGAGCATCGACGGCGGAGCGAACAACCTGAACCTGGTCGGCAACACGACCGCCAGCGGCTCGGTGTCCAACGTCAACAGCCTGGTCACGGCCACCGGCAGCACGCTGTCCGCATCCAGCGTGGCCGCCACGTCCGCGAGCATCGGCGGCGACGTCACCACGAGCGCCGGCCAGGCCTACGGCAGCACGACGCTGACGCTCGGCGGCACCACGGTCCTGAAGGACACGGGCAACACCGCGATCAGCCTCGGCGCGGTCAACGGCAACGGCAACTCGCTGACGCTCACCACGACCGGCGGCGCCACTGCTTCCGGCATCGGCAACGTGGCGAACCTCACGCAGACCAACGGCGGCCTCACCACCTCCGGCAACCTCGCGATCACGGGCAACGGCAACGTCAACCAGGCACTGGTGGTGGGCGGCAACCTGGGCGCCGCCAACATGTCGGCGAACAGCGCCTCGGTCACCGGGTCGACCAGCGTGACCGGCACGCTCAACACCGTCTCCTCGCTCGCGGTGAGCGGCCCCACGTCGGCCGGTAGCATCGCTGCGGGCACCAGCGCCAGCTTCGGCAACGACGTGAACGTTGGCGGCGCGCTCACCACTGGCACCACGCTCACGACGGCAGCCGGCAAGACCATCACGGCCGGCAGCGTCGCCGCCACCGGCGCCGCCTCGCTGGGGGGTAGCGTGACGACCGCCTCCACCCAGAGCTTTGGCGCCACGACCCTGACGGGCGACGCCACGCTCACGGGCGCGTCGATCACGGCTGCCAGCATCAACGGTGGCGCGCACAATCTCGGCCTGGCCGGCAGCGCGAACGTGGCGGGTGCGGTGACCAACGTCGCCAACCTGACCGTCACGGGGACGTCCAGCACGTTCACCGGCGGCGCGACGGTGGCCGGCTCGTTCACGCAGAACGCTGGCACCGTCGCGGGCGGCCTGATCGACGCCGCGACGTACAACGTCAATGGCGGCACGCTGGCGGCCAGCACGGGCACGGGCACGCTCAACACCACCGGCACCACGGTGCTGGCGGGCGCGTCGAATGCCGGGACGGTCCACGTCAACTCCGGCTCGCTGACGCTCGGCGCGGCCAATCGCCTGGCCGCGGCCAGCAACGTCACCGTCGCGGGCGGCGCCACGCTGGACACGGGGGCTGCCGCGCAGCAGGCGGGCAGCATCGCCAACAGCGGCACGCTGGCCGTCAACGGCAACCTGAACGTCGGCACGCTCTCGAGCACCGGCACCTTCCGCACGGCAGGCACCAGCACCATCACCGCGAGCAACGTCGCGGCGGCGGGCGACGTGCAGGTCGGCAGCGGCACGACGTTCAACATGAACGGCGGTGGTTCGCTGGACGTGGCCGGCGCCTTCCAGGGCGGCGTCAACGTCACGGGCCAGGCCGAAACGGTGAACCTGAGCAACACGACGGCGGGCGCCATGCTCACGGTCGGCCAGCTGCAGACGGCGTCGTCGGCCAACGTGACCCTGGCGTCCAAGGCCGGCCTCACGGTCGACGCCGGCCAGATGAGCCCGATGGCGACGCTGACCGGCACCTCCGACGGCCCGATGATGTTCACCAACTCGGCGTCGCACCCGGTGGTGGCAACAGGCGGCGTCGAGCTCACGGTGAAGGGCGGCGACCTCAACACCGTCGCCGACCCGATGAACATCAGCACCAGCACGCCGAGCGTCGTCGTGCACAAGGAGGTGCTGTTCGAGGCCTACGTCACCGGCAACGTCGCCGCGTACCAGCCGCTGAACGACGTCTTCAGCTCGGTGTTCGCGAACACCGGCGCCACGCAGGCGGAGATCGCGCGCTGGGTGCTGCACGAGCTCAAGCGCAACGTCGGCATCGGCGTCGTGGAGGACCTGGTGGCGTTCGGCACGACGGACATGGACGGCATCGTCGCGCCGCTCAGCTTCCGCAGCCTGACGATCCAGGCACCCAAGTGCGTGAGCGAACAGGCGAACGGGCAGCCCTGCAACTGACCGATTGACGCTCCCCAGCCACGGGGCGGGAAGGATGCGTGACATCCTCCTGCCCCGTGTCCTTTGTTGCCGTGCTGCGACGCATCGGCTGCCCTTAAACTGTTGAGGCAGGTTCCGCCCAGCGTGGGCGCGCGCCTGTCCCACCCGTGACCGTCAAGAAACTCGGCCGCTACGACATCATCCGCACCCTCGGCAAGGGCGCGATGGGCCTGGTCTATGAGGGCATGGACAGCGTCCTGCAGCGGCGGGTGGCCATCAAGACCATCATCGTCGAGAACCTCGACTCGAAGGCCGCCGACGAGTACGAGTCCCGTTTCCGGACGGAGGCGCTGGCCGCCGCGCGGCTGCAGCACCCGAACATCGTCACGGTGTACGACTTCGGCCGGCACGAGGGCGTCGCGTACCTGGTGATGCAGTACATCGAGGGCGACGACCTCAAGGACCACCTGGACCGCGGCGAGAAGTTCCCCCCGCAGATCTCGGTGGCGATGATCCTGGACCTGCTGTCCGCGCTGGACCATGCGCACGAGAACAACATCGTGCACCGGGACATCAAGCCGGCCAACATGCTGATCGAGAAGGGCCGGGTCAAGCTCACCGACTTCGGCGTGGCCCGCATCCAGGACCCGGACGCCGCCAACAAGACCCAGGTGGGCGCGGGCGGCATCGGCACCCCGCGCTACATGTCGCCCGAGCAGGCGCAGGGGCAGCGGGTCGATTCTCGGTCGGACCTGTTCTCGACCGGCATCGTCCTGTACGAACTGCTCACGGGGCAGCGCCCGTTCGATGGCGACAACCCGTTCGCGATCATCCACCAGATCATCAGCGCGGTCCCGCCGCCGCCGACGTACTACAACGCGAAGCTGCCGAAGTCCATCGACGCGGTGGTCGCCAAGGCCCTCGCCAAGAACCGCGACGAACGCTTTTCCACCGCCCGTGAATTCGCGATGTCCCTCAAGGCCGCCGGCCAGCGGGTCAGCAGCGGCACGATGGCCAGCCGCAGCGCGCCGTCGCTGGGTGCCGACACCACGCCGGGCCCGGGGGGCCAGGGCTCCGACACGGCGCCACCGCCGACCGGCTCCAGCATCACGCTGGAACTGGAGCTGGAGTACTGGAAGGAAGTCAAGGATTCCGAGGACGCCGACGACTTCGTCGCGTTCCTCGAGCAGTTCCCGAACGGCAAGTTCGCGGCACTGGCGCAGCGCCGCCTGAAGAAGCTGGGCAGGGACGTCGACGAGACGCCCGCACCGAGCGACACCGCGAGCCGCCGCACGCCACCTGCGCCGCAGGACGACGACGAAGCCACGCGGTTGCCCGGCATCTCCACCTCGGGCACCGGCGGCACGGCCGGCATGTCGGGCAGCCTCAAGCTGACCGACAAGTCCATCGTCGCGCCGGCCCAGGACGCCACCGTCATCAGCCCGCAGACGCTGCGCGTCATCAGCACCGCCGCGCGGTCCGCCACCGGTTCGCAGCCGGCGGCGATGGGCGACACGGTCATCGCGCGTGCCGGGTTGCAGCCCGAAGATCCGCGGGCCAAGGCGGCGCGCGAGGCCGAGGCCGCTCGCGCCGCCGAAGAGGCCCGCGCCGCCGAAGCGCGCGCCGCGACCGCGGCGAAGGAAGTCGAGCGCCTCGAAGCCGAGCGCCAGGCCGAGGAGGCTCGCAAGCAGGCCGAAGCGCAGGCGCGCGCGAAGGCGGAAGCCGAGGCGAAGGCCAAGGCGGAATCGGAAGCACGCGCGAAGGCCGAAGCGGAGGCCAAGGCCAAGGCCGAAGCAGAAGCGAAGGCGAAGGCGGAGGCGGAAGCCAAGGCCAAGGCGGAGGCGGAAGCCAAGGCCAAGGCCGAAGCCGAGGCGAAGCGCCAGGCCGAGCTGGCGCGGCAGAAGGCGGAAGCCGAAGCGAAGGCCAAGGCCGAAGCCAAGGCGAAGGCCGAAGCGGAAGCCAAGCGGCAGGCCGAGCTGGCGCGCCAGAAGGCCGAAGCCGAGGCGAAGGCCAGGGCGGATGCCGAAGCCAAGGCGCGCGCCGAAGCCGAGGCCAAGCGCAAGGCCGAGGAGGATGCGCAGTTCAAGGCCGACATCGCGCGCAAGAAGGCGGAGACCGAAGCGCGTGCCAAGGCGGAAGCCGAGGAAGCCAAGCGCAAGAAGGACGAGGACGCGCGCCTGAAGGCCGACCTGGCACGCCAGCGCGCGGAAGCCGATGCGCGCGCCAAGGCGGAGCAGGAAGCGCGCCGCAAGGCCGACGAAGCGACCCGCAAGGCGGCCGAAGAGGCCAGGCGCGGTCCCGCGGTGCAGCCCGCGGTCGCGCGTGCGCCGGCCGAAGCCGACAAGCCCAAGTCCAGGATGGTCCCGATGGCGGTGGCCGGCGTCGTGGCCTTGGGCGTGATCGGTTTCGCTGTGAAGACGATGGTGGGCGGCCAGTCCGCCGAGCCCGCGGCGGTGACCACGGCGCCCGCGCCGGAGGCGCAGCCGGAGCAGCAGGCCAAGCTCACCACGCGCCCGCCCGCCGAACCGCCGAAGCCGCCTGCCGAGGAAGCGAAAGTCGCCCCGACCCCCGCGCCGGCTCCGGCCGGCAAGGCGGCGCCGGCGCCAACTCCGGCGCCCACGCCGGCACCGGTGAAGACGCCTGCGCCGACGCCTGCACCCACCGCGGCACCTGCCAAGCAGGCCCCCGCACCGACCCCGGCTCCGACACCCGCGCCGACCCCGGCGCCCACGCCCGCACCGGCACGGCCCGTGACGGCGACGCCTGCACCGGCTCCGAGCCCCGCTCCAACTCCCGCGCCGACGCCGGCGCCCGCGGCGCAGCCGGTGCAGAACGCTGCGACCCTGCTCGCGCAGGCCCAGGACGCCGAGCGCGGCGGCAACATGTCGGCGGCGATCAGCGCCTACCGGCGTGCCGCCAACGCAGGCAGCGGCGCTGCGGCGCGCCGTCTTGGCGAGCTGTACACCAAGGGTGGCAACGGCGTCGACCGCGACGCGCAGCAGGCCAACTTCTGGAACAACAAGGCGCGCGACCTCGGCGAGGCGATGCGCGAGGGCCCCTGCGCCCTCAAGGCCGGCACCAGCTGCTGATGGCTCCTATCGGCGCTTGCCGCCGCCCAGCAGGCTCCCCAGGATCCCGCGCGCGATCTCGCGGCCCACGTTGCTGCCGATGCTGCGCATCGCGGATCGAGCCATCGATTCGGCCAGGCCCTCGTGCTTGCCGCCGCGCGGACCCGTCGAGCCGAACAGCACGTCCTTCAGCTGGCCGCTGACGCCATCGAGGATGCCGCCCGACGCGGGCTGGTCGGCCGAGCCCGACGCGGGCCCGGGAATGCCGGAGCCGCTGGCCGAAGCCGCAGCACCCGCCGTCGCCGAAGCGGCCGGCTTGCCGCCGGCGGAGGAGGGCGCCGCCGCGGCGCGGCCCTTGAGCTTCTCGTAGGCGGACTCGCGATCGACCGCCCGCTCGTAGACGCCGGCGACGATCGAGTTGGCGAGTAGCGCCTTGCGCTCCTCGGCGTTGATCGGCCCGATGCGGCTGCCCGGCGGGATGACGAACGCGCGCTCGGTCACGCTGGGCCGGCCCTTGGCGTCGAGCAGGCTCACGAGCGCCTCGCCGACCGCGAGCTCGGTGATCGCGGTCTCGATGTCGAGCCCCGGCTTCTGCCGCATCGTCTGCGCGGTGGCCTTCACCGCCTTCTGGTCGCGCGGCGTGAAGGCGCGCAGCGCGTGCTGCACGCGGTTGCCCAGCTGCGCGAGCACCGTGTCGGGGATGTCCAGCGGGTTCTGCGTCACGAAGTACACGCCGACGCCCTTGGAGCGCACGAGGCGCACGACCAGCTCGATGCGCTCGACCAGCGCCGCCGGCGCGTCCTTGAACAGCAGGTGCGCCTCGTCGAAGAAGAACACCAGCTTGGGCTTGTCCGGGTCGCCGATCTCGGGCAGCTGCTCGTACATCTCGGACAGCATCCAGAGCAGGAAGGTGGCGTACAGGCGCGGCGACTGCAGCAGCTTGTCGGCGGCCAGGATGTTGACCAGGCCCAGGCCCGCCTCGTTGGCCTGCAGGAAGTCCTGGATGTTGAGCATCGGCTCGCCGAAGAAGCGGTCGCCGCCCTGCGCCTCGATCTGCAACAGCCCGCGCTGGATGATCCCGACGCTGGCCGCGGAGATGTTGCCGTACTCGGTCGTGAACTGGCTCGCGTTGTCGCCCACGTGCTGCAGCATCGCCCGCAGGTCCTTCAGGTCCAGCAGCAGCAGGCCGGCGTCATCGGCGATCTTGAACACCAGCTGCAGCACGCCCGCCTGCGTCTCGTTCAGGCCCAGCATGCGCGACAGCAGCAGCGGCCCCATGTCGGAGACGGTGGCGCGCACCGGATGGCCCTGCTCGCCGAACAC includes the following:
- a CDS encoding helicase HerA-like domain-containing protein, producing MADPLLLAKNGTTECFLLPGLANRHGLVTGATGTGKTVTLQSLAEGFSKLGVPVFMADIKGDLTGISQAGALAPKMAQILAERGLPTPEPMACPTTLWDVFGEQGHPVRATVSDMGPLLLSRMLGLNETQAGVLQLVFKIADDAGLLLLDLKDLRAMLQHVGDNASQFTTEYGNISAASVGIIQRGLLQIEAQGGDRFFGEPMLNIQDFLQANEAGLGLVNILAADKLLQSPRLYATFLLWMLSEMYEQLPEIGDPDKPKLVFFFDEAHLLFKDAPAALVERIELVVRLVRSKGVGVYFVTQNPLDIPDTVLAQLGNRVQHALRAFTPRDQKAVKATAQTMRQKPGLDIETAITELAVGEALVSLLDAKGRPSVTERAFVIPPGSRIGPINAEERKALLANSIVAGVYERAVDRESAYEKLKGRAAAAPSSAGGKPAASATAGAAASASGSGIPGPASGSADQPASGGILDGVSGQLKDVLFGSTGPRGGKHEGLAESMARSAMRSIGSNVGREIARGILGSLLGGGKRR
- a CDS encoding protein kinase domain-containing protein encodes the protein MTVKKLGRYDIIRTLGKGAMGLVYEGMDSVLQRRVAIKTIIVENLDSKAADEYESRFRTEALAAARLQHPNIVTVYDFGRHEGVAYLVMQYIEGDDLKDHLDRGEKFPPQISVAMILDLLSALDHAHENNIVHRDIKPANMLIEKGRVKLTDFGVARIQDPDAANKTQVGAGGIGTPRYMSPEQAQGQRVDSRSDLFSTGIVLYELLTGQRPFDGDNPFAIIHQIISAVPPPPTYYNAKLPKSIDAVVAKALAKNRDERFSTAREFAMSLKAAGQRVSSGTMASRSAPSLGADTTPGPGGQGSDTAPPPTGSSITLELELEYWKEVKDSEDADDFVAFLEQFPNGKFAALAQRRLKKLGRDVDETPAPSDTASRRTPPAPQDDDEATRLPGISTSGTGGTAGMSGSLKLTDKSIVAPAQDATVISPQTLRVISTAARSATGSQPAAMGDTVIARAGLQPEDPRAKAAREAEAARAAEEARAAEARAATAAKEVERLEAERQAEEARKQAEAQARAKAEAEAKAKAESEARAKAEAEAKAKAEAEAKAKAEAEAKAKAEAEAKAKAEAEAKRQAELARQKAEAEAKAKAEAKAKAEAEAKRQAELARQKAEAEAKARADAEAKARAEAEAKRKAEEDAQFKADIARKKAETEARAKAEAEEAKRKKDEDARLKADLARQRAEADARAKAEQEARRKADEATRKAAEEARRGPAVQPAVARAPAEADKPKSRMVPMAVAGVVALGVIGFAVKTMVGGQSAEPAAVTTAPAPEAQPEQQAKLTTRPPAEPPKPPAEEAKVAPTPAPAPAGKAAPAPTPAPTPAPVKTPAPTPAPTAAPAKQAPAPTPAPTPAPTPAPTPAPARPVTATPAPAPSPAPTPAPTPAPAAQPVQNAATLLAQAQDAERGGNMSAAISAYRRAANAGSGAAARRLGELYTKGGNGVDRDAQQANFWNNKARDLGEAMREGPCALKAGTSC